A segment of the Meles meles chromosome 4, mMelMel3.1 paternal haplotype, whole genome shotgun sequence genome:
GATTTTCCTCTCTGGCTCAGTGGCCTTTGGTAGAAGAAAGATTCTCCCCGTGAGACCTGCACTGTGTCTTCCAGGAAAATAGGACAGCTGAACAAATTTGGGAAGTTGTGTGAGGAGAGCTGTATagggaggggaggcagcaggaggTGGACTGCCTTCTTGTGACAAAGCCTTCAGACTGGATGGATGGGAGGGGCTTATGAAAGCAGAAGCGTAGATACGTCAAGGGCGGCTAGGTGGCGCTAGAAAGCTGAGTGAATGGATGACAGTACTGAAGAGGCAAGTGGGCCAAGTAGCACTCTACACAGGCCCTCAGGAAATGCCTAAGTATTTATGCCAAACACTGAGGTCATCACCAGCAATGAGCCAGCCTCTGCTTTTGTGACCTGAACATGACCCATCCCTATACACATCCCCACCTCCATCCCTCTCTGAGAGGCAGGTGGGTTCTgagatatggtgtgtgtgtgtgttttgtttttttgttttttgtttttctcctctgcaTTCCCCACGTGTTCCATCTGCTCCTCTTGAAGGTGTTTAGGAATTTCTACTCTGCCTTATAGTTATCTGTGTAGGTCGCAGTGCCCCCTAGTTTTCTAGGGGAAAGCTTCCTTCATCTGTTCACATATCTGTCCATCACTTACTAACTGCAGGAAATGCGTAGGTCAACACGTGGACCCACCTCCAAATCTAGTAGGGAGCAGATGTGAAAGGAATTATAATATATCTGTTAGGTGTCTGAGGAAGGCATGTTACCTAATGCTGAGGAAGGGCTGCCTCGGGCTGTCTGGGAGCTCAGTGACACCTTCTCAGAACATGTGGTATATGGGCCCAGTCTTCAGGGAGGAATAACAGTTCACCGAGCAGATTGGGGGAGGACAGTGGGTGGCATTTTTGATGGGGGAACACTATGACCAGAGGCAGACATAGGAGACAGAATAGGGTATGTTTGGAGCACCATAACACTTGTGCATCTTGCACTTTTTGAAGCACAAACTGAAACAAGGGGAGATTGGCAGGATGTGAGAGAGGCACAAGGGGTGAGCTTCCAAGGACCCTGGTTTACCTGGTAGAGATTGAGACAATCCCACTGTGTTGGCGTTTTattgttgctgtaacaaataacCACAGATCCAATagcttaaaataatacatttgttaTTTGATAGCCCTGGAAGTCAGACATCTGAAATGGGCTTTATTTgactaaaatcaagatgtcagtagGTGTGTGTTCCTTCTGGAAGGTCTAGGGGGAATGTGTTTGCACTCCTtgtccagcttctagaggctgcttGTTTGGCTCATTGTTTCTTCCTCCGTCTTCAGAGCCAAGATTGAGgtatctttttctgtctctctttctgacctCTGCTTCCACTGGCAACATCTCTTCTTCTGACTCTCCTGTCTTCCTCTTATAAGGACTCTTGCAATGACATTGGCCTTGCCCTGAAAATCGAGAACAGTCTCCCcttctcaaaatccttaactcAGTCACATTTACAAACTCCCTTTCACCGTGTATGGTCACAGGTTCACAAGTTCCAGAGATTAGgaggggaagaaaatatttggggaaacATTATTCATCCTACCACACCCACATGGCCCAGAGGcctagaaaacaagaaaatgctTGCCTTCTGGAGGAAGTGCCATGAAGAGGTCCTGAAATTGTGCCCTGGGGGTCATTTATAGCCATGGTCCAGGAATGTCAAGTCTTAAGGACCAAGATCCCacaaaggggaagaggaggattTAGTCAAGGGGCACCCTGACTGTGCCCTCCAGGTTAGGGTGAGACAGCCCAGAAGCCCTGGTGGTGCCCTTACACCAATGTTGAGAAGTTCTTGCAGCAACCCTGCAGAGACAGTTCagatgggggttgctgggggagaaaaaggaaaacctaTACTGCTAAGGAAACAAGGGGTCCTGGGAGAGAACAGAGATACTGCAACACTGTAAGGGTGAGTGCCATGAGAACACTAGAGGTCTGCTCCATCCACTGAAGACACTGAAGACCACAGACTGAGGCTACAGTGCCAGGCTCCTAACTCTGGAGTCATCAGCTGAGCTGATGGCCTTGGGAGGTGGATTTTGAGAAGGGCATGCAGAGGGAATGGTCCTCACCTGACCCAGCACAGATCACGCAGACTCCTGATACCATAAAGGACTCATGCTGAGTCAACAGAGGACCCAGGAGTACTTGGGTAAGAAAGTATTGCAGTCGATGGTGGGAATTTAGTATCCTATCTGCTTTACCAAATTTGGGTTACATTCCATAGTCagggcttaataaatgtttgatgaataagCAAATCAATTCCAGGATCCCTGTGTGGCTCCCCACAGACCCCTCAGCATCCTATCTAGAGCCAGCATATATCACTAGGACCCTTAATGATGAAAATTCcttaaggaagaaagagaaatgtccAGCACTACCACTCCCCCTACCCCTGGCCCCAGGACCATGCCCCTGTTtgtgagtgcttttttttttttttaagattttatgtatttatttgacagaaaaagagagcacaagcaggggagcaggagaagcaggctccccaccaagcagggaaccttctgtagggcttgatctcaggaccctaggatcatgacctgagctgaagacagatgcttaactgactcaaccaccgaggcaccccatgAATGTTCTATATTCACTTCCATTCTTATGAAATTAAAACAGCCCCATGCTTCCACAGATTGTTTCTCAAAACAAATTTCTCCTGAAAAACCCTCCATAGGACCCCCACAGTTACCAGTCTCTGTCTCATCAGCCCTGCTGAGGAGATGTGGTGTAGCTCAGGGCCCTGGTAACAGCTGGGGTTGTGCTGCTAACTGGCTGTGGGGCCTTGAAAGGTCATACTCCTCCTGAGTCTTTCCTCATTTGCCATGTAAAAAGGACAGTCAGCTCTCAGACCTAATGTTCTGtcatttctattgatttttatcAACATTTGTGGTTTTCTATCTGTCTGAGACTTGATTATTGATTTGGGTTAGAAGTCCTCTGGCAAGAACTAGGCTTTCAGTAGCAGTAAGCACACCATTACTCCACAAATGAGAATAATTAAGAACAGCTACTTGGAACTAAGAGCAGTTTCATTTGAAACATACAATGTTTAGATTGCCTTGCCCCATGACAGCTCCTAAACTCTGGCTTGAGAATATGGCTCTAGAAGCATACTTCAACTCTGGGTCGCCTTGACCAGTCTACCTGTCATCTTCTTCCTTTGGCATTTTTTAAACTGAGAATGACCTTGACCTTCTCTATACCTTCTGTCTTTGCTGTTTATGAACTTTCCAGAGTAAAATATGTTTTGAGAAGAGAATAGTTTATACATTACATGTGTGTCTGTGACATGGTCATGCCTGATGTTCttgaaaaagagtgagagaatgTATTTCTGGGAgtgtaattaaataaataacgtGTTCTTTTATCTAACAGCTGAAGCAGTGGAAGGCATTTGAAGAGGAAAACCAAACAATCAGACGCATGGCCAAATATTTCAGCACTCCCAGCAAAGGCTTCCATACCCAGTATGGTGAGGAGCAGAACTGCCATGCcggaggagagagaaactccatGGACAGACTCCTCACAGAAGTAAGCTGGATCCCTGCCTGGTGGATTCTCTGTCAGCAAGAACTCCAATCATGCGAAGGTCGACCCCAGATGTCTCATTGCTGACATTCCTATACTTCCATTCCCCCACTTCCTAGCCACTCGCACTTCCCTCAGCCCCAGGCAGAAAGCTCAGCATTTCCCCAGGGACCCTCCAGTCACTGACCTCACCCACTACATTCATTCACTGGCCAGATGTGTACCAAGTATTGTGCAAAGTGCTGATGAATGAAACAAGTATAGTCCTTACCCTCATACAGCTCATAGTCTATCTAAGGAAACAGATGTTGATCaagtaaattataattataaactgTGTAACAGTTAtgaaggaaggggcacctgggtggctcagtcatttaagtgtctgcctttggctcaggtcatgatcccagggtcctgagcttgaggccctgtgttgggctccctgctcagcagggagtctgcttctccctctacccttctgctcatgcacactctcttgctctctctctctctctctctaacaaaagtaaataaataaaatcttaaaaaaaaaaagaattatgaaggAAGAAATCAGAGTGGTAAGACAGAATAATGGGTAGTGAAGAACCTATTTTAGAATGGTTAGAAAATATCCTCTGAGTTGAGACCTGAAGGTTAAGTGCAAATTGACTAGGTGCAGGGAAAAGCATtccaagcagggggaacagtgtTGTAAAGTTCTTGAGCAGTAGTGGATCCTAGCTTCTTCTGTATGATATATTTTCTTAGAGTAATGCCCTCATTTCCAAGATCTTATGGGGCCCATTATTGTCCTTTCCAAGTTTGAACTAGAGATTTCAGTCATCCTGCCAACCCAGAAACTCTCCAAAATGGGGTGGAGGGCTTAATAGTGCCTCTGAATATCATAGTAGCACCAGGGCAGGACTGGGCCAACCCCAactcctttttcttctgttcttcagCCAGATTTGGCACCTCTCCCAGAACTGGGCAGTATGATGTGGGCTTGAAGAAAGCACCTGGAAAAGCCTGAAGCTGCCCTGCCTCAGAAAGGAGGCCCAGGACTCTGCAGAATCAGTTTTTCATACTCACTAAATTGTATTTCATACTTTTTCAGTACAGAACACACCTGAGTAGGTGCTATGTGGGAAACTACACTTGACGTAACTGGCCTGACCCCAGGGTAACAGTTGTCTCTGTGTGAGAGGATGGTGTGATGGGGACCTAAGGAACACAACAAGGGAAGGAATTCACCTCCCGGggcacccctgcttgtgctcctctaCTCCCTCACACCACACCCTCCGTCCGGAGTTCTTTAATCCACCAGAATAATACTTCTCCATTTCTTGACTATTCGTGAAGCATCCAGGACCTTATTTCAAAGCCAGATTTCTTCCTACCTGGCAAGGGAGTAAGTAGCATTGCCTTTGATACTCTGTGAAGTCTtcaaagaagcatttttttttttcccaactaaaCAGAAGGCTGGAAACTTGGCGAAAACAGCCAGGATGATTTTTATTCACAATCAGCTAAAGCTGGAACAGCCAAGTGGCCTGACTTTTTAGCCTTATGGTAATTTGTGACATGCTTTTTGTATTTCTGCCATGCTACCCTGTTTCCCACGCAGTAACTGAAGCTGCTCCATCCAGAAACATGCTTGGAGTCTGCAGAGGAAGGGCCCTAGTAGGGAATAGATGCATAGGCAGCAAAATCCTGGCCTCCTCCCCGCGGCGACCTACACCTGAGACATCTTCCCCAGAACAGCCCTGAGAACAAGCAGCTTGTCCTAGTGCCCCTCCACAGGCCTTGAGAGCTTCCAGTATCTGAGTCTCCAGTTCCAGCACTGCCTGCTAGATCAACACAAGTATCCTTCGTGCTTCCCAATTTGTGCAGACCCTGACTCCAGCTCCTTGGTTGCAGGGCCCTTCTGTGCAGCCCCCTCCCTAGGCTCCTCTGTCTCCTGTGTCCTCTTCTTACTTTCTCATGACATGAGCAGTCCATCTTCTCACTGTTGCCCCCCTTGACCCTACAGCCAGAGGTCCCCCAGAGGCTGCTGTGGCAGCATGCATCGCTGACTCACCAGGCTGTGGGAAGGCCAGCAGACAGAACTGTCCCGGGGGTTGAAGACCCTCCCTTGTACACTCTGCAACAGAGGACATTCACCTACAAGAGGGTGACTCTATTTCGCCTTATGGCCTGCCCTTATAAAACACGTTGATGGATGTTTTGCTTCTCCGATGGGCCAAAAGTAGTAATTAATAAGCTCATTTAAATGCAGCTGCCCCGGTAGGTCAGATTTTGGTCTCACAATGGCAACACCTCATACCACACCTTTAATTAGTCTGCGGCCACGGTGAAGACAGAGTCCCGCTCCCTTTTCTGGAACAAGGGAAATTTGCTGTTTAGGCTGATGTTTCTAAATCTGTCACTAGTCAGCTTCAGATATTTGGCTTGCTGGGAGAAAAGTATTCTTCCCAACTCAATGTTTATCCTATTTTTCTACACTCAAAGGAATTTGGGGCACAAAAAGTCAACACTTGGAGTTTACTTGCTGGGGTAGTTGCCATTAGCTGGTGGCTTCCTCCTAACTCTGTGGTGCAGTGGAGACCTCCTGAAGCCTATGAGaatgtgtggggtggggggtggcctcaggaaGAAGGGCTGCTGAGGAGGAAAAGGGTTGGCTTCCCTCTTGTGCTCAGTCATGCCCATGAGATTCTCTGAAAGATATCGGGCACCACCCAGATATCATGAAGAGCCCGAATGGATGTTGTCGGGTTACTCATCCACTCTGCTCCTGGTGAGTCCTTGAGTCATCTACACTTCTCCGTCAACGCCCCGGCCTCACCACTCTGCAGGTGAGCAaagggaggatggggaggcaggagctcaGCTGCAAGGGCCTTCCGCTTATTCACCAGTTACTCACTGGTCCTGGACTCTTTCCTgataataaaagaagaagactCCGCCAGGATGAACCTGAACTACCAATATTCGGAAAGTCACCCTGCTGCTTATAAAAAGGGAACGGGAGATCTGCTTGGAGTCGCTGCCAGAGGACTATTGCTGGACTAGTTTACTTAAGTTACTGCTCCCATAAAGGTCACCTCTGGGCAACACTCCCATATCAACTTGAGAAAAAAAACCACAGGTTCAGTCCACAGGTGACTGGCTTCAGGTAGCCCAAGGAGGGAAACATTCTTTGATTTCTAGGGCACAATCAATGAATATCCAGATGCTCATCCTCAGCTTCTAGAGAGGATGACCCCAGAGGCAGCATTTGAACAAGCACTTCCTAGAAGCAGTTTGGGTTATTACTCCCCAAACCCTGGACCCTGTTACTGTCTTCCCCAAGACTATCACTTCTTCTTTGGGCTCCACTACTTTTCAACACCAGAAATCTCAGAAGGTGGACATAAGTTCTGAGCTAGATAGTCGCCCACTGTACAAGCAGAGGACACTCGgggcacgcccccccccccccccccgctgcttCATGCCCCCTGATCTTGTGGCTAGGACAGGCACACCCCTGCAGCCCCCACCTGCCAGCCCTCCCGGGTGCAACCTGTGTATCAGCTCACAGCCCTGCAGGACGCAGGTCGCTCCACAGCCGGGCTGTCCCAGGCTCAGTCATCCCCTGGCTCCTTGCGATCAGAGACTTCGTCCCAACTATTCcaataaaaaagggggaaaaaaggaaaaaaaaagtttctccagTAATTCTGGTGCCTGCCCTTTTCTAGGAGCTACCGACAGCCAATGGCGTGACACACGGTAGCTTCGGCGCGCGTCCCCAAGGTCCAGCCAAGGGAGGCAATGCCATCAACCGGAGAATCTTGTTgcacccctcccaacccccagctcAGGTCTTGTCTCTTTGGTGCAGGAATCTCCgctcttctctctgttcttctcaaATGTTCTAGTCTGTTTAACAAGAGGCAAAGTATGtatttcctcattcattcatccccCTGAGATATGCCTGAAATTCATCTGTATTTTGCCAAAGTGTGACAAACCCTAGGTTGGGCCATCTCAGACGTTACCCAGAGTGGTGTCCCACAGAAGCAAGCTGACCCTCTAAGTTCtgaggaaagaggagaggggCCTGCAGCAGCCAGCAAACAGCTAATGCTATACCTCATCTGACCTCCCGTCTCACAGACAACACAAGCCACACACTCTGAGGactttggtggggggtgggaggggaattAAGATCCCCCAACAATAAATCATGGCTAACCTTTATTGAGCACCGTGTGTCAGttactgtgctaagcacttcacTCACATCCTCGGAGCCTGAGATCACCAGCCAATACGCAGAGGAACTGGGATTTAGAGCAAGGTTCTGAAGCCACGCTTTCTCCACCATGGGAAACAATGTAAAAACCCTCCGAGGCATTCTTTATTGATGGTTTCACTTTTATTTTGCAGAAAAATGCTATGATTGAAAGCCTGCAGGAACAAGTAAACAACGCCAAAGAGAAGCTAGTGAGGCTGATGTCAGCTGAGTGCACCCTCGACCCCGCAGAGTGGGctgtccctcctgcctcctcccacagCAAGAACATCCTGGTTGCAACCTCTGCCCATAGCCTGGTAGGTCAAGGGCCTTCAGAATGCCTCTCTGACTCTCAGAATGATACCAGTGTGGTTGCCCAGGACTCCCAGAGCACCTCAGTGCCCTCCTCAAGTATACAAAGCCTGGAGCAGGCTGTGAAGGACACCAGCTCCTccccagggcagaaggagaaaacgTCTAACTTGAAAGACATTTCTGATCATTTAAATTTGGGCTGTAGCCAGAAGCCACGGCCTGAGCAAAGCCAAGGAgcagaaagacaagacaaagtaCTCATGAACCCCCCCCAGAGTCTCATGCCAGGGGGAGAAGGCCCCATTCCCCAGAGACATGGGCAGCTGGAGAACTCAGAGGAACCCCAAAAGCGGCTGTCAAGGGTCAATTCAGTGATCAGGGAGACGCTTCAGGAAGTCTTACAAGATCTGGGCCTGGGCCCTgagcttcccctcccctcttccctgtcCTATCCACAGCAGCCCTGGAAGAGCAGTACTGCCCACAGCTTCCAGAAGATTCCCCTGACCAAGGAACTCGGCTTTAGCCCATACATGGTGAGGAAAAGGCGGGCTGCACTGCAGGCTCGCTCACATTTTCCAGGCTCTATACCTTCATATGTGGGGCATCGTGCAAATAAGACTGTTTCTGGGGCACACAGTGGGCGGCTAAATGTGCACAGTAGGGACAGTGTCTGCCTGGATCCCCAAACTGCTGATTCCAGAGTCCCAAATCCCTCTTCCAGGAAGACTTCACTACTCCCAGATCCTCAAGGCAAGCCCGACACCCTGGAGGGCACCAAACAAAGCCACACAGAGCCCCAGGGTGCCGGAGGGAGCCATGCAGCCTTTTCCCACCAGCCTTCTGGCTTTGACCTGGCACCGTGTCCTGCTGCCCCACACCTATCCAGAGCCTCACCAGACATTCTGGAGCAGCGGCAGCTGCTGCCCCTGGGATTCCCACGCTGTCCCTCCATGTCCCCTCCATGCAGCTACCTTGACACTGAGTCCAGCAGCTCAGAGGAGCTCTTCTGCCGCTGCCATCGGCCCTACTGTGAAATCTGCTTCCAGAGCTCCTCTGATTCCAGTGACAGTGGCTCATCAGACACCGATCCTGACCCTACTGGGGGGCTGGCTTCCTGGGAGAAGCTGTGGGCCCGCTCACAGCCTATCGTGAACTTCAAAGACGACTTGAAACCCACACTGGTGTGAAAAGCAGCAGAGTGAGTCTGAATATAGAGGTCAGTTCAGGACAAGCCTTACCAAGGCCTCTAGGTGCAAGGCCAGTTGTGGCCTTTGGGAAACAGATCGGTCCCCTGAATTGAACAAGCCTTTACCATGTTTCAGCTGTGCTCGCTTGAGCACTATGCTACCTTGAGCTCTTCTCGATCTATCAAAAGAGGGGTATTGCCTGTCTTGTTACTACCTCACAGCATTCCTGTAAAAGACTTGGTTGAGCGaccttaaaaaataacttttagatAAAAGGTGCTAAATGAGCACAGAGGGTCTTCTGTCCTGGTCAGTCTGTTTTCTACAAAACTCTTAGTATATACCAGGTGGAGAACTATGCAGACATACAGATGGAGAGATGCAAGGAAAGTTTCTGCAGAACCAGAGCTGTAGACTGTGACCCATCAAACTGGTCTTCTGGTGGACAGGTCTGCTAGGAAGATGAGTCTCTTACATTCTTGCGTGCCCCACTCTTAGCAGGGAGTGGTTGTATTTCTGCTGAAGATTGTGAACACCACCACCGCTCATTTCCAGCTTCCGGTCAGACTCAGCTCAGAGTCACCTGTACACCGCTGTTTGGTGCATATGTCTTCCCACCATTTAGACATCTCACCAGCTTTCCTGAGACTGTCAGGTCTCCATGGGCCCATAGGCTGCCCAGGTCTTGCTTCTGAGCTCAGATGATACCAGAGGCCCGGACAGTCTCCAGTCACAGTCCCTGTGGCCCATCCCTTTGACTTTTCTGGTGGTACAGGTTTGtactgggtgggggtgggaggtgggagaagcACACACCAGCAATTTCTGTTGGGGTAGGAGAGGCCCTGTGTGTCAAGAGGTGGTTTTGGTGCCGTTGGGATTACATGAGCACCGACAGCTACATAAACCTGGAAATACAAAATGGGGaaatataaaggaagaaatgggggagaaggcaggaaaagagaataGGTTTTGAATATTGAACTTGAGTCTAGCATGGTGCTTGGCAGTATAAAATTTCAGGAACTCCTTATGACAACCCTGTGAAGTAGGCACTTTTGTTCCCATTTCACGGATGGGGAATATGGGGAATTTGAGGCTTGGAGAACTGAGGTAACTTCCCCAGACATCACACTGCTAGAGAGTGGCCCATATAGGACTTGCCCACAGTTCATGGGACTCC
Coding sequences within it:
- the GPR156 gene encoding probable G-protein coupled receptor 156 isoform X3, with translation MEPEINCSELCDSIAGQELDRSPLHDLCRTITSSHYSSKTISSLSPVLLGIVWTFLSCGLLLIVFFLGFTIRCRNNRIVKMSSPNLNIVTLLGSCLTYSSVYLFGIQDRDALVGGSMETLIQIRLSMLCIGTSLVFGPILGKSWRLYKVFTQRVPDKRVGLLLLYGAYLAGLTDHVSSPPVNQSLTIMVGVNLVVVAAGLLFVVTRYLHSWPNLVFGLTSGGIFVCTTTINCFIFVPQLKQWKAFEEENQTIRRMAKYFSTPSKGFHTQYGEEQNCHAGGERNSMDRLLTEKNAMIESLQEQVNNAKEKLVRLMSAECTLDPAEWAVPPASSHSKNILVATSAHSLVGQGPSECLSDSQNDTSVVAQDSQSTSVPSSSIQSLEQAVKDTSSSPGQKEKTSNLKDISDHLNLGCSQKPRPEQSQGAERQDKVLMNPPQSLMPGGEGPIPQRHGQLENSEEPQKRLSRVNSVIRETLQEVLQDLGLGPELPLPSSLSYPQQPWKSSTAHSFQKIPLTKELGFSPYMVRKRRAALQARSHFPGSIPSYVGHRANKTVSGAHSGRLNVHSRDSVCLDPQTADSRVPNPSSRKTSLLPDPQGKPDTLEGTKQSHTEPQGAGGSHAAFSHQPSGFDLAPCPAAPHLSRASPDILEQRQLLPLGFPRCPSMSPPCSYLDTESSSSEELFCRCHRPYCEICFQSSSDSSDSGSSDTDPDPTGGLASWEKLWARSQPIVNFKDDLKPTLV
- the GPR156 gene encoding probable G-protein coupled receptor 156 isoform X2 gives rise to the protein MEPEINCSELCDSIAGQELDRSPLHDLCRTITSSHYSSKTISSLSPVLLGIVWTFLSCGLLLIVFFLGFTIRCRNNRIVKMSSPNLNIVTLLGSCLTYSSVYLFGIQDRDALVGGSMETLIQIRLSMLCIGTSLVFGPILGKSWRLYKVFTQRVPDKRVVTGRDVSCSLTSSHFCASRYSDVWIALVLVCKGLLLLYGAYLAGLTDHVSSPPVNQSLTIMVGVNLVVVAAGLLFVVTRYLHSWPNLVFGLTSGGIFVCTTTINCFIFVPQLKQWKAFEEENQTIRRMAKYFSTPSKGFHTQYGEEQNCHAGGERNSMDRLLTEKNAMIESLQEQVNNAKEKLVRLMSAECTLDPAEWAVPPASSHSKNILVATSAHSLVGQGPSECLSDSQNDTSVVAQDSQSTSVPSSSIQSLEQAVKDTSSSPGQKEKTSNLKDISDHLNLGCSQKPRPEQSQGAERQDKVLMNPPQSLMPGGEGPIPQRHGQLENSEEPQKRLSRVNSVIRETLQEVLQDLGLGPELPLPSSLSYPQQPWKSSTAHSFQKIPLTKELGFSPYMVRKRRAALQARSHFPGSIPSYVGHRANKTVSGAHSGRLNVHSRDSVCLDPQTADSRVPNPSSRKTSLLPDPQGKPDTLEGTKQSHTEPQGAGGSHAAFSHQPSGFDLAPCPAAPHLSRASPDILEQRQLLPLGFPRCPSMSPPCSYLDTESSSSEELFCRCHRPYCEICFQSSSDSSDSGSSDTDPDPTGGLASWEKLWARSQPIVNFKDDLKPTLV
- the GPR156 gene encoding probable G-protein coupled receptor 156 isoform X1: MEPEINCSELCDSIAGQELDRSPLHDLCRTITSSHYSSKTISSLSPVLLGIVWTFLSCGLLLIVFFLGFTIRCRNNRIVKMSSPNLNIVTLLGSCLTYSSVYLFGIQDRDALVGGSMETLIQIRLSMLCIGTSLVFGPILGKSWRLYKVFTQRVPDKRVIIKDLQLLGLVAALVIADVILLVTWVLTDPIQCLQILGVSMTVTGRDVSCSLTSSHFCASRYSDVWIALVLVCKGLLLLYGAYLAGLTDHVSSPPVNQSLTIMVGVNLVVVAAGLLFVVTRYLHSWPNLVFGLTSGGIFVCTTTINCFIFVPQLKQWKAFEEENQTIRRMAKYFSTPSKGFHTQYGEEQNCHAGGERNSMDRLLTEKNAMIESLQEQVNNAKEKLVRLMSAECTLDPAEWAVPPASSHSKNILVATSAHSLVGQGPSECLSDSQNDTSVVAQDSQSTSVPSSSIQSLEQAVKDTSSSPGQKEKTSNLKDISDHLNLGCSQKPRPEQSQGAERQDKVLMNPPQSLMPGGEGPIPQRHGQLENSEEPQKRLSRVNSVIRETLQEVLQDLGLGPELPLPSSLSYPQQPWKSSTAHSFQKIPLTKELGFSPYMVRKRRAALQARSHFPGSIPSYVGHRANKTVSGAHSGRLNVHSRDSVCLDPQTADSRVPNPSSRKTSLLPDPQGKPDTLEGTKQSHTEPQGAGGSHAAFSHQPSGFDLAPCPAAPHLSRASPDILEQRQLLPLGFPRCPSMSPPCSYLDTESSSSEELFCRCHRPYCEICFQSSSDSSDSGSSDTDPDPTGGLASWEKLWARSQPIVNFKDDLKPTLV